GGTGTGAGACGGAAAACGGCATTGGCCCCAAAATACTGGGTGATGAGTCCACCGTTCCCGTCCGGAATGTCGATTCGGCCCATCGTGCCGCCAAATCGTTGCTCCTCTGTGACCTTTCCCCCGAGTCGGATATGCCCCATCAACTCGAGGATAGCCCAGTGTTCGAATACTTCTGACATTCAACCCTCCACTTCTCAAATTTACTGGGATTAGGTAACGATGTCGCAGGCCCTCAGAAATCCGGAGACAACCCCGATAACATAGATCGCCATCAGGCAGACGCTCACCATAATCACTTTCCACAGACAGAGATCGGCAATGCATACACCGACTATAAGTGCGGGGATGACCAGGCTGGCTGTTATGAGTCTCACTTTTCACCTCCGTGTTCTCAAAGTTACGCAGAAGCGGCAACGAAGTTCATGCTGCCGTCAACTCCAGTTGAAATTGATCAGTCATATCTATGTGCGTGTCTATCTGTAGGCCCTCCGGTTTTACATTGGCCTTACTGCTTGCATTTGGTTGATTTCAGTAGCCAAGTCAATGAGTTCAAAATCGTGATGGAGTTCTAGAGGTTTTCCGCGTAAACCACTTCGCTCAAAACTATTGGTTGATTCTGTCGATATCTTGAAGAAGAGTTTGCTTCGTCGGCTGA
Above is a genomic segment from Dehalococcoidia bacterium containing:
- a CDS encoding acetyltransferase, producing the protein MSEVFEHWAILELMGHIRLGGKVTEEQRFGGTMGRIDIPDGNGGLITQYFGANAVFRLTPTTEDIARMVADRSMAAPIHSWEFPQLRQAQPGTAGDDLGEW